A single genomic interval of Schistocerca americana isolate TAMUIC-IGC-003095 chromosome 2, iqSchAmer2.1, whole genome shotgun sequence harbors:
- the LOC124593201 gene encoding cytochrome P450 9e2-like, producing the protein MVPDWWTLCTSVVAGLLVLAAFRWYRFHTHFARRGLPYAPPLPFVGNMLDVVIGRWSLTDHVIVLYNKFQKHRYAGVYFFGNPLVMVRDPEILRTITIKDFDHFTDHLDMANVDKEDILLQKMLITLKGKEWHDMRTTLSPAFTTTKIKNMFVLMTEIGQQMISYLSEKTAEHKGSSGNDVLTLEMKEFFTRVTNDVIATTAFGVRVDSLSEPNNTFYSMGRAMSNVKALVAFGYFFSPKLMKLLNIPFFDRRAERYFRSVVADTIKTRDKEGIVRPDVIQLLMQARRGELKAEEDEQNGTSAGRRMKLTDEDVAAQAMFFFFAGFETVASVLTFCSYLLATNEEVQRRLQREVDELMQKSGGQPSYEQVTGSQYLDMVVSETLRMYTPGSASDRKCVKPYRLPATDTCPDGLQLEPGDGVWIPAHALHHDEKYFPDPERFDPERFSPENKHLIKPFTYIPFGVGPRICIAQRFALLELKVMLIYLLSKFTLRVVDKTPVPLQTKPNSLMLSIKGGAWLGISPRS; encoded by the exons ATGGTCCCGGACTGGTGGACGCTGTGCACCTCGGTGGTGGCGGGCCTGCTGGTGCTCGCCGCTTTCCGCTGGTACCGCTTCCACACGCACTTCGCGCGCCGCGGTCTGCCCTACGCACCGCCGCTTCCCTTCGTCGGAAACATGCTGGACGTGGTGATCGGCAGGTGGTCCCTGACTGATCACGTGATCGTACTGTACAACAAGTTCCAGAAACATCGATATGCGGGAGTTTACTTCTTCGGAAACCCCCTCGTCATGGTGAGGGATCCGGAGATCCTTCGCACCATCACCATCAAGGATTTTGATCACTTTACCGACCACCTTGACATGGCAAATGTCGACAAGGAAGATATTCTGCTGCAAAAGATGTTAATCACCTTGAAAG GAAAGGAATGGCACGACATGCGGACCACGCTGAGCCCGGCATTCACTACTACGAAGATAAAGAATATGTTCGTGCTGATGACAGAGATTGGACAGCAAATGATCAGTTATCTTTCTGAGAAGACAGCTGAACACAAAG GTTCCAGTGGAAATGACGTCCTGACACTGGAGATGAAGGAATTTTTCACTCGTGTTACCAACGATGTAATAGCCACAACAGCATTTGGTGTCAGGGTGGACTCGCTGTCGGAACCCAACAATACTTTCTACAGCATGGGCCGCGCTATGAGCAATGTGAAAGCGCTTGTTGCTTTTGGTTACTTTTTCTCGCCGAAGCTCATGAAG CTGTTGAACATTCCGTTCTTCGACCGAAGGGCGGAACGGTACTTCAGGTCGGTGGTTGCAGATACTATCAAGACGCGAGATAAAGAGGGAATCGTCCGTCCAGATGTTATCCAACTGCTGATGCAGGCTAGGAGGGGTGAACTGAAGGCAGAAGAGGACGAGCAGAACGGCACCAGTGCAGGCCGGCGTATGA AACTCACCGACGAAGACGTGGCGGCGCAGGCGATGTTTTTCTTCTTCGCTGGCTTCGAGACCGTGGCGAGCGTGCTGACGTTCTGCAGCTACCTGCTGGCGACGAACGAGGAGGTGCAGCGGCGGCTGCAGAGGGAGGTGGACGAGCTGATGCAGAAGAGCGGGGGGCAGCCCAGCTACGAGCAGGTCACGGGCAGCCAGTACCTCGACATGGTCGTCTCTG AGACGCTGCGCATGTACACCCCTGGCTCCGCCTCCGACCGCAAGTGCGTGAAGCCGTACCGCCTGCCCGCCACCGACACCTGTCCGGACGGACTCCAGCTGGAGCCTGGAGACGGCGTCTGGATCCCCGCACACGCCCTCCACCACGACGAGAAGTACTTCCCTGACCCCGAGCGCTTCGATCCGGAGCGCTTCAGCCCGGAGAACAAGCACCTCATCAAGCCCTTCACCTACATCCCGTTCGGCGTTGGACCTCGTATTTGCATTG CCCAGAGGTTCGCACTGCTGGAGTTGAAGGTGATGCTCATCTACCTGCTGTCTAAGTTTACTCTCCGCGTGGTCGACAAGACGCCGGTACCTCTGCAGACCAAGCCGAACAGCCTCATGTTGTCCATCAAAGGTGGCGCCTGGCTGGGAATCAGTCCCAGATCGTGA